ACCATCaagttcttttttcccacggCCTTTTCGatcagttttttcttccggCTTTCTCCAAACACGTGAAATCTGTCAGGaaagtgtgtgtgtgtggtgggggggggggggcgtAAGTAAATGGTGAGTCGTTACTAAATGATGGGTCGTGGTAAAAGGATGTATGCGGCTGCGGGAAGTGCCGACCAATGGGCGTGCGCTCGTATGTGGATGCACATTCGCTGCGCTGAAGGGGAGTGGCATTTTCTCACCCATGAATGTACAGtgtctttatattttccttcattaTGTACACAGTGTTGTGGTGGATGTGTTGCGTGTATGGGGTCTTCTCTCCGCTGAAGCAGCTGGCACGTGGCAAGAAGGATGAATGTGGGGACAATGTAGTTGGGTTGGGTCTGTCCAATTTAACCCCctttcaaaattaaaaccCTTTTGAAGTGAAATGTGTgctgtaaattaaaaaaaaaaaaaaatgagcaaacaTCGGAAGTAAAACATGTGCAAAGGGAATACATCCTCCTGCTAAGTATGAGCCATTTCGTCATGAACTTCAGCATTTGTCAGGTTTTTATGCACATCAAAATGTTGtaagtttaaaaaaggtaaaatggGAGAAGAGGAACACGAGTTGGAGTTTTATAAACGTGTGTAGTGTAATTTTCCGTTGtctctcttcttttttttttttttttaaaatatataccgTTAAACGTGGCTACctgttctcatttttttttttttttttgttcaggtaaaaattacaaattagCGAATGTGCAGAACACTTTTGGCTAGTTGTAAAACTCgagggcattttttttttctatcctgGACAAATCATGACGTTGTTTTGTTCGTTGTTTCCGTTTTGGTTactcttttttgtgaagaGCGTCcatacacattttaaaacgctttctttttttcttattccaTGTTCatacgggaaaaaaaaaaaaggagaatacATCATTCATTCGCTTATTTACCAACTGCGACATCGTGTTTGGTTAAACCGTTTTAAGGAGTGAGCGGAGCGTCCACTAGGAGAACGTTAAACGGATtggcaaaaggggggcaagGCAGCCCGGAATTTTCTCTGCGTCACGCGTGAAGAAGTCTGTGTGCATACAGTACATGTTCGAATTTTTCATAGTTCCAAGCGGTGCTGTAGTTGTCGAAGTCGTCGAAGTTGTCGACGTTTCTGATCAGCTGTCAGTGGTACGAGGCCCCTCCGCGTACCTTTCGGGAAGAAATTCCGAATAggtggccttttttttggggagggGATTTTTACACCCATGCGGCCGTACAGCTATGCACACATAAGAGTGTGtcttaatattattttttcccctaaaGTGCTTAAACGATGAGGAAAAAGTACCTCATGCACTGTCTTTAACGCAAATCGTGAACGAGTGTAATTTTTTGCCATGCGTTTACTCTGCCGAACGGAAAAGTAGTCGACGTTTTTACGTAGCTCCTGAAGGGGCTCTGGGTGAACCTTCCATTAACCTTTCGGCTATTTTCCAAATGTAGGAGCTGTTCCGTCCCATAAGAGTTCAGATGGGAATAAGCGCAACGCAGTTGTGCGAGTTGTAAAATTTGAGCATAAGGTGATATAACGCAGAAATGTGTGCAACGTGCAAAATTTAACCCAgagaaaagaacaaataagAATTTTCCTACTTTGTCGATGATAATATGTGACtcagctgttttttttaaaaggttGCTTCGAATGGAATGTGACatgttttaaaatgataatcaggatgttttctttttgcgaGTTTTCTTCTTACCTTCGTGTCCCCTCTGTGTgcatgcaaaaaggggaaaaaaataaaattccttAAAATGCACAATTCagcgaaaaaagggcaattgaatggaataaaaaaaaaaaattgaattgtcTATTTAGTTGctcgtcctttttttgtgtcacaTGTGAAGGCATAAATGCTGACGCTTTTTACAtgacagaaaaggaaaataagtTTGCGTGTTTGTTCGcttggaaaatttttaagatttgatgttttatttttcgccgTTTTGTATCTCTTTATTTCGCACACATTCGCCCTGATTCGTCCTCTTCGTCCGTTTTGTTCTGCGTTGGCTCGGCTGGGCTCCCCTGTGCCGCCTTCCCTGCTCTGTTTCGCTTCGCAAAGCAGTACCTCTGCAAACATACGGATTTTTGGAGATTACCGTAACGACGTTGTAAATGCGAACGAAGCTTAAATGGGGTGATATGCAGACAGGctcttttgttttcccttaTGTGGCGAATTAAGAACATCTCGAAATTTTTACcagatatttttattttttttttccccataatGGCTGTTTaattcagaatttttttcctgattttttttttttttttattttcccataaTGGCTGTTTAATTCAGAAATTTTTAGNNNNNNNNNNNNNNNNNNNNNNNNNNNNNNNNNNNNNNNNNNNNNNNNNNNNNNNNNNNNNNNNNNNNNNNNNNNNNNNNNNNNNNNNNNNNNNNNNNNNNNNNNNNNNNNNNNNNNNNNNNNNNNNNNNNNNNNNNNNNNNNNNNNNNNNNNNNNNNNNNNNNNNNNNNNNNNNNNNNNNNNNNNNNNNNNNNNNNNNNaaaaaaaaaaaaaaaaacgcgtaaAATAATGCCAACAAGTGTGGTATACACAATCAAGCAGATTAGTACCCCACGTGTGTTAATAGGCCCACATACAACGTGCACATAATTGGCCGCACTCTTTGCACATCCACATGACACCATGGAAGAGCCAATAAAGATCCTGTATCTTCACATTTACGAAGAtaagaaaacgaagaaaattaGAAAACTATTGGAAGAGAATTACGGGAAGGATAACGTAATTTCTTCTAAGGACAAGTCAAGAGTTGTGGACATAATAATCCTAGTCGTCATATACATCTTATGCTTGTGTTGTATTTTCCTCATATTTCACTTCCTATTTTTAAACATCCCATATGTCTACATGCTAATTTTGCCATGCTTCTTCATTACaatgagtattttttttattgcctcCACGATTATTTACGAGATTTTGTATCGTCGTTGTTTGGGGAAGGCCAACAAGCTGTTCGATACGATGAAGCCGAATGTCATTGTGGGGTATCAGTTCGGGTGCATTTTGGCCATGCACCTGTCTGGCGCGCGCATTCCGATGGTAACACAGAGGGGGAATGCGATGATGCGGGGAAGCGGCGAGTCGGCGAGTCGGCGGTCACTCTCCGTTTAGCGCATTGCCGCTTCGTCGCTTAACCGCTTCGCCACATCACCGCTGTCACCCCCGCAAGGCAGCTGTGCCTACGGAgatgtgcccctttttatgcGAACGGGATTCAACAATTAACGGTGGAAAAATGTATCCCCCGACTCGATTTCCCCTCACCGTTGGCAGCTTGTCCGTCCACTCATTTTGGTGTTTCTCCCCCTGCCCCTACCCCATCTCAGGTGTTAGTGTCCCCCGTGCAAGAAAACATTTTCTCCTCAAAGATAAGGAAGAGCATAAACATACGCGATTACCCATACATCATATTTGTCCACTCCACGAAGGATACGAAGCGGAACCTAAGCAAGACTTTAGAACTTGTAGAGTCGATCAATAAGCAAAACTGCCGAGTCGAGATAGTAGAGGAGGGACACAACTTGGAGTTGATGAGCGCATCCGACTACAAGAACTGGGTGGACGAGGTGTACTCGCAGGGACAGGAGGTTGGGAAAAACGCGGCCCCCAGCAGCACCACGGTCGACGAGTCTATGTTTAAAAGTGAAGAGTAGGCTCGCCGCAACCGTGTGGTATACGCGTGTAAGGGGGGGGAGTATATACGGATTGGATCCTGTGTCGCTAGGTCATCCTGCTGCACTGCTCGTTTTGCAGCCGATTCCGGGGTTCTGCCCCCTGGCGCGGCGGAATGATTTAAATTTTGGCACATGATGTGGTGCCTGCCTGTCTGGCTGCTTGATTGTTTGATTTATTGATTTATTGATTGCTTGgttctttttgcttcctttttttgcttacttttttttcttcctttttttgtttctttttttggggttTTCCCCTGTTCGTGCGGAAGGTGCGCACAAATTGGTGCATTTTAACTTCGGGAGggaattcccctttttcctccttgcCCCCTTtctttgcccattttgcaaattcgaaaaaaagcaacCGTTTATTGGCCCCTGGGGGTAGGAATTGCGAAAGCTGAGACGTGGGAAAGGCATAAAATGGCCACGTGCGAAAAAACGGATAGAGGGGAGGGGAGTCCCGCAGGGATGCGCAAAAAGAAGTTGTCTCGTCGCTGATGCGCCCTACGAGAGTGTAAGCAGTATGGAACACGTTTTTCACGAGGACACTGTTTTCTTTAGTGGCTATTTATAcctatttttcattttactctctctttttttgttatttttttttgcaaaagaagCATTAAAACACCATCGAAGTGGGAAGGAGCGCTGTGTTAACATCGCCTTCCAAGTTGTACTGTGACACctgaacatgaaaaaataggcttctaaaaaagaagagcaagtaaaaaggagaagagtGTTGGGGATGAGGATGACAAAATTGCTATAGTTTCCAGTTCTTCCCCCATCTGTTCTGATGCACCCGTTTTGCTTCCTTTGGGCTATATATTTTGGGGGCAGTTTCACCCGACCAATTTGTGCAATTCGattagcacaaaaaaaaaaaaaaaaatgttagcGACCTCGCAGAGTAGCACCAATTTGTTTAACCATAACAACTGCTTGGTGAATCTTAACGCAAAGAGGAAACGCTGCTCACTCCGCAGTTGCCTCGCTAGGCATCATCCAGCCAGCTTTTTTCCTTGACATGATGAGAATAGGCTCACCTTTGGCCCTTACTCAGAGAGTAGCCCCTTCTACCCTTTTCGCCCCTTCCCGTCGCACGAACCGTTCACTGTAGCGTaggtgcattttttccttttccattttgcgaacCGGTAGGCGCAACGACTTGGAGGAGGCGCATGCAGTAGGGGCGGAGTGAACCTGTAACACCCGTTGCGAGCCTGTACCACGCGTGAGCAGTGTAGCGCAACCCTAAGCTGTTAACCGTGTTGGCGTGATTGACTGACTCCCCCAAACCCGCGATGTCCACCCACCCACATCCCCAAAATGGTGGAGATAAGGCTGAAAACGAAGCACACGAGCTGCGAATTCCACCTCGACTTTAATGAAGTGAAACTACCAGATGATGTGAATATCCTGAAAGACTTGGAGCAAGAGATACAAAATTCTATTTACCATTTGAGACGATCGAatgatgaaattaaaaaatttgatccGGAAGGTGCCGACCAGGATCTCCTCATGGCACTGAATGAGAATAGATTTTCGTTATGTAAGAAGGAGGAACGGCTGCGCATAATTAAGGACAAGATACAGAACCTGGATCCCCCTGTTCCTGATTTTGTGGGTCAAACAAATAAGATAGCTACCCCCATGATGTGCACAAGGGAGGGGAACCAGCGCGTGGGAATTGCCCATATACTCAACTGTGAGATGG
This sequence is a window from Plasmodium cynomolgi strain B DNA, chromosome 3, whole genome shotgun sequence. Protein-coding genes within it:
- a CDS encoding hypothetical protein (putative) yields the protein MVEIRLKTKHTSCEFHLDFNEVKLPDDVNILKDLEQEIQNSIYHLRRSNDEIKKFDPEGADQDLLMALNENRFSLCKKEERLRIIKDKIQNLDPPVPDFVGQTNKIATPMMCTREGNQRVGIAHILNCEMGDEYISDSDVNDQLIASEANGEACSEVAALFAEETEEQKNSTPPRGGDVLGKAPLFGTESPGVSHQGCGRSREER
- a CDS encoding hypothetical protein (putative); amino-acid sequence: MEEPIKILYLHIYEDKKTKKIRKLLEENYGKDNVISSKDKSRVVDIIILVVIYILCLCCIFLIFHFLFLNIPYVYMLILPCFFITMSIFFIASTIIYEILYRRCLGKANKLFDTMKPNVIVGYQFGCILAMHLSGARIPMVLVSPVQENIFSSKIRKSINIRDYPYIIFVHSTKDTKRNLSKTLELVESINKQNCRVEIVEEGHNLELMSASDYKNWVDEVYSQGQEVGKNAAPSSTTVDESMFKSEE